The sequence CCGTCGAGTTGTACGAATACCGTGCTGCGGCAGCCTTCGGCCAGTTCGTCATGCTCGTTGAAGAAGAGGGTGTCGAAGTGGCCGGTGGCCATGGCTTGTGCCAGCGCGGTGTCGTACAGGTGGCGGGCGGTGGTCTTGTGGGGCAGCAGCGGGTTGGTGCTGTCGAGGCGCGACGGCGACAGCGTCACCGTCTGGTGTCCGGCCAGCGGTTCCAGTGGTGCGGTGGTGATGTCGATGTCGCCGGCCTGGCCGAGGCTGAGCCGGACGCGATGCGTGCCGACCAGGCCGTGGGCGGCGGCGTCGAGCGCATCGCGCACCGCGGCGGGCGCACAATGAAGGCCCAGCGCCGCGGCCGATGTAGCGAGGCGGGCCAGGTGGTCGTCCAGCCACGGATAGACGGTGGCGGTGCCGCTCTCGCAGCGCAAGGTTTCGATCAGCCGCAGGTCGGCCGGCAGTTGCTGGAGAAAACGCAGCTTGAGCCGGCACTCGTCCCATTCGCCGGCGGGGTCGGAGTCGTGCACGATGCCACTGCCGGTATGGCAGCGCAGTGCGCCGTCGGCGGCGATGTCGAGCGTGCGGATCGGTACGTTGAACTGGAAGTCGCCGTTGGGGGCGATCCAGCCGATCGCGCCGCAGTAGATGCCGCGCGGGCCGGCTTCGAGTTCGCGGATGATCTGCATGGCGCGGATCTTGGGCGCGCCGGTGACCGAGCCGCAGGGGTAGAGCGCGCGGAAGATGTCGGCCAGGCGCGCCCGTACCGGGGCGGCGGTGATGGTCGAGGTCATCTGCCAGACGGTGCGGTAGGCTTCGGCCTCGAACAGCGCCGGCACGTTCACGCCACCCGGCGGCGCGAGGCGGCCGAGGTCGTTGCGCAGCAGGTCGACGATCATCAGGTTCTCGGCGCGGTTCTTTTCGCTCGCGGTCAGCGCACTCGGTGGCGCGTCGATCGGTGCCGTGCCCTTCATGGGTTTGCAGGTGAGCGTGTCGCCGGCGCGCGCGACGAACAGCTCCGGCGAGCGGCTCATGAGGGCGCCGTCGGCATGGAGGATGAGCGCACCGTAGCGCACCGGCTGCGCCTGGCGCAGCTTGCGGTAGAGCCGCCAGGGGTTGCCGTAGGCGCGGCCGCGGCTCGGAAAGGTGAAGTTGGTCTGGTAGCAGTCGCCGTCGAGGATGTAGTGCTTGATGCGCTCGATCGCGCGCAGGTAGTCGGCCTCAGCGAGCCCGAGCTGGCGGTCCATGAGGCCGGTGGCCTGGCCGTCGTCGTGGCTGGCGAGCCAGGCGTCGCAGGCGCTGTCGTCGAGGTCGGCACACTGGGCGAACACCCAGGCGCGCAGCAGCGGCGTGGGGCTGGCCGGCCGTAGCGGGGCGAGGCGGGGTTCGAGCGCGTAGCCCAGCTCGTAGGCGGTGGCGAGCGCCACCCAGTGGCCTGCGGCGTTGGCCGCTTCAATGCGGGCAAAGGCGGCGTCGAGCCCCGCCGGCGCGTCGCACACGATGGTGTCGATCAGGCCGTGCAGCCGGCGGGCACGCTGTTCGGCATGGTTGTCGTCGAACAGCGCGACGGGCTCACGGGGGGCGAACGGCGGCATCCGGACCGGCGGGGTCAGGCGAACAGCTTGAGGACGGCGTCCAGACCGCTGTGGTTGAGGCTGCAGTCGGCCTGTGCGCGCAGCACCGGCTTGGCCTTGAACGCCACGCGGAAACCCGCGGCACGGAACATGGGCAGGTCGTTGGCGCCGTCGCCGGCGGCGATGACCCGGTCGGCAGGCAGGTCGAGCTGATTGCGGATGCGGGTGAGGTGATCGGCCTTGGCCTGGGCGTCGACCACCGCGCCGGTGACCTTGCCGGTGAGCTTGCCGTCGATGCGTTCGAGCGTGTTGGCGTAGGCGTGGTCGAAGCCGAGCTCGGCCTTGAGGCGTTCGGTAAAGTAGGTGAAGCCGCCCGAGACGAGTACGGTGGTGATGCCCAGCGCCTTGAGCGCGGTGAGCAGCTCGCGCGCGCCGGGGTTGAGCCGCAGCCGCTCGCGATAGACGGTGTCGAGCGCCTCGGCGTCGAGGCCTTCGAGCAGGGCAACGCGGCGGGTCAGCGACTGGCGGAAGTCGATCTCGCCGCGCATCGCCGCTTCGGTGATCTCGGCTACCTCGGCTTTCTTGCCGCACTGGCCGGCGATCTCGTCGATGCACTCGATGTCGATCAGCGTCGAGTCCATGTCGGTGACGAACAGGCCGAAGTCGGCCAGGCGGCGCCCGGCGGGCACGAAGGCGTAGTCGATGCCCGCTGCATCGCACAGCGCCGCCACGCCCTCGCGGCGCTGGGCGCCGACGAGGCGGAAGGCGGCCGGGTCGATCTGTTCGATGGCCTGCGCGCCGCAGTGCCGTGCCAGTTGCTTGAGGGCGGGGGTTTCAATGTCGGCGCCAAGAACAACAAGATTCATCAAGGCGAGTTCCGGTTCGGCAGCGTGGTGCGCAGGATGTCGCGGGCGTGGCGCAGCATGTCGACCGTGGTGTCCCAGCTCACGCAGGCGTCGGTCACCGAGCAGCCGTACTTGAGCTGCGACAGGTCGGCCGGGATGGACTGGTTGCCGGCTTCGATGAAGCTCTCGATCATCGCGCCGACCACCGAGCGGTTGCCCTCGCGGATCTGGTGCACCACGTCGCGCAGCACCAGTGGCTGGTATTCGGGGTTTTTCCAGGAGTTGGCGTGTGAGCAGTCGACCACCACGTTCTGCGCCAGGCCGGCTTTGGCCAGCGCCTTTTCGGCGAGGTTGACCGACACCGTGTCGTAGTTCGGCCGGCCGCCGCCGCCGCGCAGCACCACATGGCCATAGGGGTTGCCGCGGGTGCGCAGGATGGCCGAACGGCCCTGGCTGTTGATGCCGAGGAAGCTGTGGCGGTTGGCCGCCGAGACGATGCCGTTGATGGCTGCGTCGAGCGAGCCGTCGGTGCCGTTCTTGAAGCCCACCGGGGTGGACAGGCCGGAGGCCATCTCGCGGTGGGTCTGCGACTCGGCGGTGCGGGCGCCGATGGCCGTCCAGGAGATGAGGTCGCCGTAGTACTGCGGGGCGATCGGGTCGAGCGCCTCGGTGGCGCAGGGCAGGCCGATTTCGTTGACGTCGAGCAGGAACTGGCGGGCCTTGCTCATGCCTTCGTCGATGCGGAAGGAGTCGTTCATGTAGGGGTCATTGATATACCCCTTCCAGCCCGTGGCGGTGCGCGGCTTCTCGAAATACACGCGCATCACCAGCAACAGGGTGTCGGACAGCTCGTCCGACAGGGCCTTGAGGCGGCGGGCGTAGTCGAGGCCGGCGACCGGGTCGTGGATCGAGCACGGGCCGACGACCACGAACAGGCGCGGGTCCTCGCGGTCGAGGATGGCCTGCAGGGCGCGGCGGCCATCGAGCACGGTCTTGGCGGCGGCGTCGGTCAGCGGGACCTGGGCCTTCACCTCTTCCGGCGATGGCATGTGGTCCTGCGCGACGATGTTCAGGTTTTCTGTCTGGGCGACGGTCATGATGCGCTCTTATCCGGGCGGCGAAAGCGCACAGTTTACCGCGCCGGCGCGAGATTCGTCAGTCAGGAAAACCTTAGGGGGTGTCCGGGGCGACAAAGGGGCGCCATGACGGACCCCGCCCGGCGTGTGCCAAAACGAAAAAAGGCCGTCTGACGACAGCCTTTTCGGGGACAGTGGCGGGGCTGGCTCAGATGTCGCCGACGAACTCGCCACGGGCCGGGTAGTTGTTCTTGAGCACGAAGTCCATCGCACCGAGCAACTCGGAGAACAGCGGGCGGGCGAAGGGCATGGTCTGCACGGCGCCGTAGTACAGGGTGCCGTCCGGGCGGACAAAGAACAGGCCCGGCTCGCTGAACAGGCTGGGCTCTTCAATGCCGATCGAGGTCTTGCCGCGGCTGGCCGAGATATACAGCCCCCAGTCGCGGGCCACCGCCAGCGGCAGGTCATAGCCAAAGCGCAGGTGCTTGGCCTGCACCTTGTCGGCCATGGCCTGGGCGCGCTCCTGGCTGTCGCTGGAAATGGCGATGGTCTTGACGCCGCGTTCGGCGAATTCGGGGGCCAGGCGCTCGAGTTCCATCAGGTACTTCGCGCAGATCGGGCAGTGCAGGCCACGATAAAAGGCGACCATGGTGAACGTCTCGGCATTGTCGGTGGCCAGATCAAACGGCACGCCGGCGAGCGTGGCGACCTTGAGTTGGGGGACCGGCTGTCGGGGAATCAACATGTTTTTACTCCAATGGTGTGATCGATGCTTGGAGTATGGCGGACGATATGCAATCATTTGTCCGTAAATGTTTGCAGAGCGTACGTTTTTATGCCAACCGCAGCTCGCCTCGACCGCCTGACATCCTTGCTCGCCGGCTTGATGCCGCGCATCCAGATCCGCCATCTGGGCGACCTGGCCGCCACCGCCGCCATTGCCAACGACGCCCAGGCGTGTCTGCATCTGCATCTGGTGGTGGCCGGAGAGGTCGCCTTCGACAGTGGCGGTGCGCCGCGCAGCCTGGCGGCACCGGCGATTGCGGTCTTCCGCAACGACCAGCCTCACCGGCTCACCCCCGCGCCGGGCGCGCCCTGCCGGGTGTTCTGTGCCGAGGCCTTCTTTGATGGCCCGGCAGCGCCCTTGCTGCTCGAGGCCTTTGACGAACCCCTGTTCTTGCCGATGACGGCGGCAATGCCCGGGCTGACGCAAACGATCCAGCTCATCGCGCTGGAGGTGGAGTCGCCGCGCTGTGGTGGCGGGGTGCTGCTCAGCCGGGCGGGGGAGATCTTGCTGATTGGCCTGTTGCGCCATCTGCTGGCCAACCAGATTCTGCCGCGCGGGGTGCTGGCCGGCCTGGCTGATCCTGGCCTGGCGCGGGCGCTGGTGGCGGTGCATGCGCAGCCGGCCGCGCCCTGGTCGCTGGAGTCGATGGCCGAGACGGCGGGGGTGTCGCGCACCACCTTTGCCGAGCGCTTTCGCGACAATCTGGGGATCACCCCGCGTCGCTACCTGAACGCCTTTCGCATGACGATTGCCCGACGCGAGATCGCCGCCGGGCGCGGCCTCAAGCGCGCCGCGCAGGCGGCCGGCTACGAGAGCCCGGCGGCGCTGTCGCGGGCCTTGTCGCGCGCCGCCGAGGCCGGGGCGGCCTGATCAACAGATCAGCTTGAGCAGTTCCTTGACCGCGGCGGCGCGCTGCTTGACGGTGGGCGCGAGGATCTTGCAGATCAGGCGGTCCTGGCCAGCCATGCGGGTGTTGCGGTCCTTCTGGATCAGCTGAATGACCTTGATCGGGTCGATCGGTGCGCTGGCGCCGAACTGGATGCTCAGCTGGCTTTCCGACACATCCAGCTTCACCACGTCCATGTCCTTGAGCAGCACCCGCAGGCGGTGGGTTTCGAGCAGCGCCTGGGTCTGCGGCGGCAGCTCGCCGAAGCGGTCGATCAACTCCTCCTGCAACTCGCGCAGTTCGGCCTCGGTGTCGGTGTTGGCCAGGCGCTTGTAGAGCGTGAGCCGCTCCTGCACATCGGCGCAGTAGGCGCTGGGCAGCAGGGCGGGGGTGTGCAGGTTGATTTCGGACACCACATCCAGCGGCTTGGTCAGGTCCGGTTCGCGCCCGGCCTGCAGGTCGCGCACCGCGCGCTTGAGCATCTCGGTGTACAGCGAGAAGCCGATCTGCTGGATCTCGCCCGACTGGTTCTCGCCCAGCACCTCGCCGGCTCCGCGGATCTCGAGGTCGTGCATGGCGAGGAAGAAGCCGGAGCCGAGGTCTTCCATCATGGTGATGGCTTCGAGCCGCTTCTGCGCCTGGGCGCTGGGCTTGGCGTTGGCGTCGGTGAGCAGGTAGGCGTAGGCCTGGTGATGCGAGCGCCCGACCCGGCCGCGCAACTGGTGCAGCTGCGCCAGGCCGAAGCGGTCGGCGCGGTTGATGATGATGGTGTTGGCGGTCGGGATGTTGATGCCGGTCTCGATGATGGTGGTGCACAACAGCAGGTTGGCGCGCTGCTGGGTGAAGTCGCGCATCACGCGCTCCAGCTCGCGCTCGGGCAGCTGGCCGTGGCCGACCACGATGCGCGCCTCGGGCAGCAGCTCGGTGAGCGACTCGCGCACGTTCTCGATGGTGTCGACTTCGTTGTGCAAGAAGTACACCTGCCCGCCGCGCTTGAACTCGCGCAGCACCGCCTCGCGGATGATCCCTTTGCTGTGGCGCTGCACGAAGGTCTTGATCGACAGCCGCTTCTGCGGCGCGGTGGCAATCACCGAGAACTCGCGCAGCCCTTCAAGCGCGAGGCCCAGCGTGCGCGGGATCGGCGTGGCGGTAAGGGTGAGGATGTCCACCTCGGCGCGCAACTGCTTGAGCGACTCCTTCTGGCGCACGCCGAAACGGTGCTCTTCGTCGATGATCACCAGCCCCAGGCGCTTGTACTGCACATCCTTCTGCAGCAGGCGATGGGTGCCGATGATGATGTCCACCTTGCCTTCGTCCAGTTCCTTGAGCGCCTGCGTTTGCTCCTTGGCGCTCTTGAAGCGCGACAGCTCGGCGATCTTGATCGGCCAGTCGGCAAAGCGGTCGGCAAAGGTCTGGTAATGCTGCTCGGCCAGCAGCGTGGTCGGGCACAGCACCACTACCTGCTTGCCGTCGGCCACGGCGATGAAGGCTGCGCGCAGGGCGACCTCGGTTTTGCCAAAGCCCACATCGCCGCACACCAGCCGGTCCATCGG comes from Denitromonas sp. and encodes:
- the pabB gene encoding aminodeoxychorismate synthase component I, which codes for MPPFAPREPVALFDDNHAEQRARRLHGLIDTIVCDAPAGLDAAFARIEAANAAGHWVALATAYELGYALEPRLAPLRPASPTPLLRAWVFAQCADLDDSACDAWLASHDDGQATGLMDRQLGLAEADYLRAIERIKHYILDGDCYQTNFTFPSRGRAYGNPWRLYRKLRQAQPVRYGALILHADGALMSRSPELFVARAGDTLTCKPMKGTAPIDAPPSALTASEKNRAENLMIVDLLRNDLGRLAPPGGVNVPALFEAEAYRTVWQMTSTITAAPVRARLADIFRALYPCGSVTGAPKIRAMQIIRELEAGPRGIYCGAIGWIAPNGDFQFNVPIRTLDIAADGALRCHTGSGIVHDSDPAGEWDECRLKLRFLQQLPADLRLIETLRCESGTATVYPWLDDHLARLATSAAALGLHCAPAAVRDALDAAAHGLVGTHRVRLSLGQAGDIDITTAPLEPLAGHQTVTLSPSRLDSTNPLLPHKTTARHLYDTALAQAMATGHFDTLFFNEHDELAEGCRSTVFVQLDGQVYTPPVGAGLLDGICRRRELRAGRASERTITRAELLRAERIWLGNALRGRFEVRLVSGG
- the serB gene encoding phosphoserine phosphatase SerB yields the protein MNLVVLGADIETPALKQLARHCGAQAIEQIDPAAFRLVGAQRREGVAALCDAAGIDYAFVPAGRRLADFGLFVTDMDSTLIDIECIDEIAGQCGKKAEVAEITEAAMRGEIDFRQSLTRRVALLEGLDAEALDTVYRERLRLNPGARELLTALKALGITTVLVSGGFTYFTERLKAELGFDHAYANTLERIDGKLTGKVTGAVVDAQAKADHLTRIRNQLDLPADRVIAAGDGANDLPMFRAAGFRVAFKAKPVLRAQADCSLNHSGLDAVLKLFA
- a CDS encoding 3-deoxy-7-phosphoheptulonate synthase; the encoded protein is MTVAQTENLNIVAQDHMPSPEEVKAQVPLTDAAAKTVLDGRRALQAILDREDPRLFVVVGPCSIHDPVAGLDYARRLKALSDELSDTLLLVMRVYFEKPRTATGWKGYINDPYMNDSFRIDEGMSKARQFLLDVNEIGLPCATEALDPIAPQYYGDLISWTAIGARTAESQTHREMASGLSTPVGFKNGTDGSLDAAINGIVSAANRHSFLGINSQGRSAILRTRGNPYGHVVLRGGGGRPNYDTVSVNLAEKALAKAGLAQNVVVDCSHANSWKNPEYQPLVLRDVVHQIREGNRSVVGAMIESFIEAGNQSIPADLSQLKYGCSVTDACVSWDTTVDMLRHARDILRTTLPNRNSP
- a CDS encoding peroxiredoxin-like family protein, with the translated sequence MLIPRQPVPQLKVATLAGVPFDLATDNAETFTMVAFYRGLHCPICAKYLMELERLAPEFAERGVKTIAISSDSQERAQAMADKVQAKHLRFGYDLPLAVARDWGLYISASRGKTSIGIEEPSLFSEPGLFFVRPDGTLYYGAVQTMPFARPLFSELLGAMDFVLKNNYPARGEFVGDI
- a CDS encoding AraC family transcriptional regulator, with the protein product MPTAARLDRLTSLLAGLMPRIQIRHLGDLAATAAIANDAQACLHLHLVVAGEVAFDSGGAPRSLAAPAIAVFRNDQPHRLTPAPGAPCRVFCAEAFFDGPAAPLLLEAFDEPLFLPMTAAMPGLTQTIQLIALEVESPRCGGGVLLSRAGEILLIGLLRHLLANQILPRGVLAGLADPGLARALVAVHAQPAAPWSLESMAETAGVSRTTFAERFRDNLGITPRRYLNAFRMTIARREIAAGRGLKRAAQAAGYESPAALSRALSRAAEAGAA